The Daucus carota subsp. sativus chromosome 2, DH1 v3.0, whole genome shotgun sequence genome includes a window with the following:
- the LOC108192753 gene encoding factor of DNA methylation 4 — translation MEHNLERGSQGDGVLGGVVSAGDAGVVAANGGGAAVDSVLRPNNHGEDVEEMKKKMESLEEKLKETEEKLKEKDEDLESLQDSYQALLVKERNNNDQLEDARKKLINVLKDRRTNMRAYTGVKLMGDLNLKPIFDAAKKKYPPAEVELKAMEFSSLLEEKLRDPNWYPFKVITFGEDSKRVINDEDESLVIIKSEWGDEVYNSVVKALTELNEYNSSGRYPVPELWKFKEGKKATLGEGVDFMERLCKTNKRKRN, via the exons ATGGAGCACAACTTGGAAAGAGGATCGCAGGGTGATGGTGTGCTTGGTGGTGTTGTTAGTGCTGGTGATGCAGGTGTTGTGGCTGCTAATGGTGGGGGTGCTGCTGTTGATAGTGTATTGAGACCAAATAATCATGGTGAGGATGTGGAGGAAATGAAGAAAAAGATGGAGTCCTTGGAAGAAAAACTGAAGGAGACGGAAGAAAAACTGAAGGAGAAGGATGAAGATCTTGAAAGCCTTCAAGATTCATATCAAGCTCTACTTGTAAAAGAGAGGAACAACAATGACCAGTTAGAAGATGCTCGAAAAAAGCTAATAAAT GTTTTGAAGGATAGGCGGACTAACATGAGGGCCTATACTGGTGTCAAGCTGATGGGAGACCTTAACCTCAAACCCATATTTGATGCTGCAAAGAAAAAGTATCCTCCTGCCGAAGTTGAATTGAAAGCAATGGAATTTTCATCCCTGCTAGAGGAGAAACTTCGGGATCCAAACTGGTACCCCTTTAAGGTCATAACATTTGGTGAAGATAGCAAG AGAGTTATCAATGACGAAGATGAAAGCCTTGTGATCATAAAGAGTGAGTGGGGTGATGAAGTGTATAACTCGGTGGTGAAGGCACTAACAGAATTAAACGAGTACAATTCAAGTGGAAGATATCCCGTTCCCGAGTTGTGGAAATTCAAAGAAGGAAAGAAGGCAACCTTAGGTGAGGGTGTCGATTTCATGGAAAGGTTGTGCAAGACAAACAAGAGGAAGAGAAATTAA